A single Desulfomonilaceae bacterium DNA region contains:
- a CDS encoding DUF1269 domain-containing protein: MSTLVVIGYDDKFKAEDVRLMLLKMQKDYLIDLEDAVVAVKDESGKVNLHQMYHMTAAGAVSGGFWGTLIGLIFLNPLLGLAVGASAGAVSGALTDVGLDDKFMKSLAETLNNGSSVLFVLVRKATPDKVLEELEGTGGKIIKTSLSHEDESKLQAALNAAKS, from the coding sequence ATGAGCACTTTGGTGGTTATTGGTTACGATGACAAGTTCAAGGCGGAAGATGTTCGTCTTATGCTTCTCAAGATGCAGAAAGACTACCTGATTGACCTTGAGGACGCTGTCGTAGCTGTCAAGGATGAAAGCGGCAAGGTTAACCTACATCAGATGTATCATATGACCGCGGCGGGCGCTGTAAGTGGTGGATTTTGGGGAACTCTGATAGGTCTCATTTTTCTTAATCCACTCCTGGGATTGGCCGTCGGCGCTTCAGCGGGCGCTGTTTCCGGAGCCCTTACGGATGTGGGCCTCGATGACAAATTCATGAAGAGCCTGGCGGAAACCCTTAATAACGGCAGTTCGGTGCTATTCGTTCTGGTTAGAAAGGCTACACCGGACAAGGTGCTGGAAGAACTTGAAGGAACAGGCGGGAAGATTATAAAGACATCATTATCCCACGAGGATGAGTCTAAACTACAGGCGGCTCTGAACGCAGCCAAGAGCTAA
- a CDS encoding NADH:flavin oxidoreductase: protein MPQLFEKTFIRNLEISNRTIRSATWSAVCDRKGFITDRAIQFYGDLAAGGVGLIITGFQYVMSNSIAMPYQMGNYCDEMIAGLSRLADAIHSNGGKVIAQLVHTGSKANPELFHDEGEVWGPSSVPETVTGRVPKEMTAQDIATLVEAFGRAAQRVRKANFDGIQLHGAHGYGINQFLSGFTNRRNDEYGGAISSRYRFLGEVLESVRGAVGTDYPVFIKLSGADYYEGGLVPEESLYVAGRLVNDGIDCIEVSGGSRGIESGLVPSRPNILKEEDEAYLSGLARRFKETVNVPVVTVGGIRSPSVVSRILSERLADYVALCRPLIREPRLIERWENGDLKKATCVSCNGCFETGLSGFGVCCKLDMKPDPT, encoded by the coding sequence ATGCCTCAACTCTTCGAAAAAACTTTTATCCGTAACCTGGAGATCAGCAACCGAACGATTCGAAGCGCGACCTGGTCCGCAGTATGCGACAGGAAAGGCTTTATCACCGATAGGGCGATACAATTTTACGGAGACCTGGCGGCTGGCGGAGTAGGTCTAATAATCACAGGCTTTCAATATGTCATGTCGAATTCAATCGCTATGCCCTACCAGATGGGGAATTACTGCGATGAAATGATAGCGGGTCTCTCACGCCTAGCCGACGCCATCCATTCGAACGGTGGTAAGGTCATTGCGCAGTTGGTTCACACTGGTAGCAAGGCTAATCCGGAATTGTTTCATGACGAGGGTGAAGTCTGGGGCCCATCGTCGGTTCCTGAGACGGTAACCGGCAGGGTCCCAAAAGAAATGACCGCACAGGATATAGCGACTTTAGTTGAAGCCTTTGGCAGAGCGGCGCAAAGGGTTAGAAAGGCTAACTTCGATGGAATCCAACTTCATGGGGCGCATGGTTATGGAATCAACCAGTTCCTCTCAGGTTTCACCAACCGGCGTAATGATGAATATGGCGGCGCTATATCCAGTCGTTACCGTTTTTTGGGCGAAGTTCTGGAATCTGTAAGGGGAGCGGTTGGCACCGACTACCCTGTATTTATCAAATTGAGTGGCGCCGACTATTATGAAGGTGGTCTAGTCCCGGAAGAATCTCTTTATGTCGCCGGTCGCCTTGTTAATGATGGAATAGACTGCATCGAGGTGAGCGGAGGGAGTCGGGGGATAGAAAGCGGACTGGTCCCATCGAGACCAAACATCCTTAAAGAGGAGGACGAGGCCTATTTGTCGGGTTTGGCGCGACGCTTCAAGGAAACGGTCAATGTACCTGTCGTGACAGTCGGGGGGATACGTTCTCCGAGCGTCGTTTCAAGAATATTGTCTGAAAGGTTGGCCGATTATGTGGCTCTGTGCCGGCCGTTGATTCGGGAACCGCGCCTTATCGAACGCTGGGAAAATGGGGACTTGAAAAAGGCCACATGTGTTTCGTGCAATGGGTGCTTTGAGACGGGACTTTCAGGCTTTGGGGTTTGCTGTAAACTGGATATGAAACCGGATCCAACATGA